Genomic window (Candidatus Peregrinibacteria bacterium):
CATTTTTTGAAGTGAACCTCTTTCCCCATGATCCGAAGTTTCTTGGAGAGGAAGTTCAGATGTTTGGGACAAACAGCCGGTTGTAAGTAGTCAGTAGTCAGTTGTCAGTAAGAAGACTAGAAAAGTGTCGTATTTTTTGGTTTCAACATAAAAAAAGTTGAGTGTATTAAACTCACTTTTTTGACTGACAACTGACTACTTTTAAATAGAACAGAATTACCTCTTGTACTTGAGGTATCGTTTTTCGAGACGTTCCCAATGAAGATTTGCAAAGAAATTTTTGATGTATTCCGCGCGATTTGCACCATCTTTATGGTAATACGCGTGTTCGAACATATCTAAGGCGAGGAGAGGAATTCCGCCCCAAATTGCGCCATTTTGGTGATCGTCCACAAGAACATTAAGAAGTCTTTGAGATGAGAGCTGATCGTCCGTAAGAACTGCCCATCCGCTGAGCTTCGTTCCCATCGCCGTATTTATAAAATCCATTTTCCACGCGTCAAAAGATCCAAAATGCTTTTCAATTGCTTTCATGAGTGTTGGAGCTTTCGTGTGATCTCCGTCGCCACCGAGTGAATACCAGAAAAGATCGTGCAAAAGCGCACCTGCATGATTCCAGGGAAGTCTTCGCTTCAGT
Coding sequences:
- a CDS encoding superoxide dismutase, encoding MSYTWNFNPRPYSDEEAKKLLSSVMSPETTDWHYNKHHKGYVTALNTIETSLPTADTSGINGNYSAFGELKRRLPWNHAGALLHDLFWYSLGGDGDHTKAPTLMKAIEKHFGSFDAWKMDFINTAMGTKLSGWAVLTDDQLSSQRLLNVLVDDHQNGAIWGGIPLLALDMFEHAYYHKDGANRAEYIKNFFANLHWERLEKRYLKYKR